One segment of Panthera leo isolate Ple1 chromosome A3, P.leo_Ple1_pat1.1, whole genome shotgun sequence DNA contains the following:
- the ACP1 gene encoding low molecular weight phosphotyrosine protein phosphatase isoform X1: MRSGRPPPPRGDPCAEPGTSISPHWDPPPSRRTARTLAQGGSTAQARRAGRSRCACVAQEKSLRAQWAPGCERGKMAEPVSKSVLFVCLGNICRSPIAEAVFRKLVTEQNLSDNWRIDSAATSTYEIGNPPDYRGQNCMRKHGIPMTHVARQVFPYGFFVSSTFTMVTKEDFATFDYILCMDESNLRDLNRKSNHIKNCKAKIELLGSYDPQKQLIIEDPYYGNESDFETVYQQCVRCCRAFLEKAC, translated from the exons ATGCGCTCCGggcgccctcccccaccccgaggTGATCCGTGCGCAGAGCCCGGGACCTCAATCAGCCCCCACTGGGACCCTCCCCCTTCCAG GCGCACGGCCCGGACCCTTGCCCAGGGAGGCAGTACTGCGCAGGCGCGGAGGGCGGGACGCTCGAGGTGCGCCTGCGTTGCGCAGGAGAAGTCCCTACGCGCTcagtgggcgcctgggtgtgAGCGCGGGAAGATGGCCGAGCCGGTGTCCAAGTCTGTGCTGTTCGTGTGTCTGG GTAACATCTGCCGATCACCCATTGCAGAAGCAGTTTTCAGAAAGCTTGTAACTGAGCAAAATCTTTCAGATAAC tGGAGGATAGACAGTGCAGCGACATCCACATATGAAATAGGGAACCCTCCTGACTATCGAGGGCAGAACTGCATGAGGAAGCATGGTATTCCCATGACTCACGTTGCCCGGCAG GTTTTTCCTTATGGATTCTTTGTTTCCAGCACTTTTACCATG GTTACCAAGGAAGACTTTGCCACGTTTGATTATATACTTTGTATGGATGAAAGCAATCTAAG AGACTTGAATAGAAAGAGTAATCACATTAAAAACTGCAAAGCTAAAATTGAACTCCTTGGGAGCTATGATCCACAGAAACAGCTTATTATTGAAGACCCCTATTAT GGGAACGAGTCCGACTTTGAGACCGTctaccagcagtgtgtgaggtgCTGCAGAGCTTTCCTGGAGAAGGCCTGCTGA
- the ACP1 gene encoding low molecular weight phosphotyrosine protein phosphatase isoform X2 — translation MRSGRPPPPRGDPCAEPGTSISPHWDPPPSRRTARTLAQGGSTAQARRAGRSRCACVAQEKSLRAQWAPGCERGKMAEPVSKSVLFVCLGNICRSPIAEAVFRKLVTEQNLSDNWVIDSGAVSDWNVGRSPDPRAVSCLRNHGISTAHKARQVFPYGFFVSSTFTMVTKEDFATFDYILCMDESNLRDLNRKSNHIKNCKAKIELLGSYDPQKQLIIEDPYYGNESDFETVYQQCVRCCRAFLEKAC, via the exons ATGCGCTCCGggcgccctcccccaccccgaggTGATCCGTGCGCAGAGCCCGGGACCTCAATCAGCCCCCACTGGGACCCTCCCCCTTCCAG GCGCACGGCCCGGACCCTTGCCCAGGGAGGCAGTACTGCGCAGGCGCGGAGGGCGGGACGCTCGAGGTGCGCCTGCGTTGCGCAGGAGAAGTCCCTACGCGCTcagtgggcgcctgggtgtgAGCGCGGGAAGATGGCCGAGCCGGTGTCCAAGTCTGTGCTGTTCGTGTGTCTGG GTAACATCTGCCGATCACCCATTGCAGAAGCAGTTTTCAGAAAGCTTGTAACTGAGCAAAATCTTTCAGATAAC TGGGTCATTGACAGCGGCGCTGTTTCTGACTGGAACGTGGGCCGGTCACCAGATCCAAGAGCTGTGAGCTGCCTCAGAAATCATGGCATTAGCACAGCCCATAAAGCACGACAG GTTTTTCCTTATGGATTCTTTGTTTCCAGCACTTTTACCATG GTTACCAAGGAAGACTTTGCCACGTTTGATTATATACTTTGTATGGATGAAAGCAATCTAAG AGACTTGAATAGAAAGAGTAATCACATTAAAAACTGCAAAGCTAAAATTGAACTCCTTGGGAGCTATGATCCACAGAAACAGCTTATTATTGAAGACCCCTATTAT GGGAACGAGTCCGACTTTGAGACCGTctaccagcagtgtgtgaggtgCTGCAGAGCTTTCCTGGAGAAGGCCTGCTGA
- the ACP1 gene encoding low molecular weight phosphotyrosine protein phosphatase isoform X3, with translation MRSGRPPPPRGDPCAEPGTSISPHWDPPPSRRTARTLAQGGSTAQARRAGRSRCACVAQEKSLRAQWAPGCERGKMAEPVSKSVLFVCLGNICRSPIAEAVFRKLVTEQNLSDNWRIDSAATSTYEIGNPPDYRGQNCMRKHGIPMTHVARQVTKEDFATFDYILCMDESNLRDLNRKSNHIKNCKAKIELLGSYDPQKQLIIEDPYYGNESDFETVYQQCVRCCRAFLEKAC, from the exons ATGCGCTCCGggcgccctcccccaccccgaggTGATCCGTGCGCAGAGCCCGGGACCTCAATCAGCCCCCACTGGGACCCTCCCCCTTCCAG GCGCACGGCCCGGACCCTTGCCCAGGGAGGCAGTACTGCGCAGGCGCGGAGGGCGGGACGCTCGAGGTGCGCCTGCGTTGCGCAGGAGAAGTCCCTACGCGCTcagtgggcgcctgggtgtgAGCGCGGGAAGATGGCCGAGCCGGTGTCCAAGTCTGTGCTGTTCGTGTGTCTGG GTAACATCTGCCGATCACCCATTGCAGAAGCAGTTTTCAGAAAGCTTGTAACTGAGCAAAATCTTTCAGATAAC tGGAGGATAGACAGTGCAGCGACATCCACATATGAAATAGGGAACCCTCCTGACTATCGAGGGCAGAACTGCATGAGGAAGCATGGTATTCCCATGACTCACGTTGCCCGGCAG GTTACCAAGGAAGACTTTGCCACGTTTGATTATATACTTTGTATGGATGAAAGCAATCTAAG AGACTTGAATAGAAAGAGTAATCACATTAAAAACTGCAAAGCTAAAATTGAACTCCTTGGGAGCTATGATCCACAGAAACAGCTTATTATTGAAGACCCCTATTAT GGGAACGAGTCCGACTTTGAGACCGTctaccagcagtgtgtgaggtgCTGCAGAGCTTTCCTGGAGAAGGCCTGCTGA
- the ACP1 gene encoding low molecular weight phosphotyrosine protein phosphatase isoform X4 — MRSGRPPPPRGDPCAEPGTSISPHWDPPPSRRTARTLAQGGSTAQARRAGRSRCACVAQEKSLRAQWAPGCERGKMAEPVSKSVLFVCLGNICRSPIAEAVFRKLVTEQNLSDNWVIDSGAVSDWNVGRSPDPRAVSCLRNHGISTAHKARQVTKEDFATFDYILCMDESNLRDLNRKSNHIKNCKAKIELLGSYDPQKQLIIEDPYYGNESDFETVYQQCVRCCRAFLEKAC, encoded by the exons ATGCGCTCCGggcgccctcccccaccccgaggTGATCCGTGCGCAGAGCCCGGGACCTCAATCAGCCCCCACTGGGACCCTCCCCCTTCCAG GCGCACGGCCCGGACCCTTGCCCAGGGAGGCAGTACTGCGCAGGCGCGGAGGGCGGGACGCTCGAGGTGCGCCTGCGTTGCGCAGGAGAAGTCCCTACGCGCTcagtgggcgcctgggtgtgAGCGCGGGAAGATGGCCGAGCCGGTGTCCAAGTCTGTGCTGTTCGTGTGTCTGG GTAACATCTGCCGATCACCCATTGCAGAAGCAGTTTTCAGAAAGCTTGTAACTGAGCAAAATCTTTCAGATAAC TGGGTCATTGACAGCGGCGCTGTTTCTGACTGGAACGTGGGCCGGTCACCAGATCCAAGAGCTGTGAGCTGCCTCAGAAATCATGGCATTAGCACAGCCCATAAAGCACGACAG GTTACCAAGGAAGACTTTGCCACGTTTGATTATATACTTTGTATGGATGAAAGCAATCTAAG AGACTTGAATAGAAAGAGTAATCACATTAAAAACTGCAAAGCTAAAATTGAACTCCTTGGGAGCTATGATCCACAGAAACAGCTTATTATTGAAGACCCCTATTAT GGGAACGAGTCCGACTTTGAGACCGTctaccagcagtgtgtgaggtgCTGCAGAGCTTTCCTGGAGAAGGCCTGCTGA
- the ACP1 gene encoding low molecular weight phosphotyrosine protein phosphatase isoform X5 — protein sequence MRSGRPPPPRGDPCAEPGTSISPHWDPPPSRRTARTLAQGGSTAQARRAGRSRCACVAQEKSLRAQWAPGCERGKMAEPVSKSVLFVCLGNICRSPIAEAVFRKLVTEQNLSDNVTKEDFATFDYILCMDESNLRDLNRKSNHIKNCKAKIELLGSYDPQKQLIIEDPYYGNESDFETVYQQCVRCCRAFLEKAC from the exons ATGCGCTCCGggcgccctcccccaccccgaggTGATCCGTGCGCAGAGCCCGGGACCTCAATCAGCCCCCACTGGGACCCTCCCCCTTCCAG GCGCACGGCCCGGACCCTTGCCCAGGGAGGCAGTACTGCGCAGGCGCGGAGGGCGGGACGCTCGAGGTGCGCCTGCGTTGCGCAGGAGAAGTCCCTACGCGCTcagtgggcgcctgggtgtgAGCGCGGGAAGATGGCCGAGCCGGTGTCCAAGTCTGTGCTGTTCGTGTGTCTGG GTAACATCTGCCGATCACCCATTGCAGAAGCAGTTTTCAGAAAGCTTGTAACTGAGCAAAATCTTTCAGATAAC GTTACCAAGGAAGACTTTGCCACGTTTGATTATATACTTTGTATGGATGAAAGCAATCTAAG AGACTTGAATAGAAAGAGTAATCACATTAAAAACTGCAAAGCTAAAATTGAACTCCTTGGGAGCTATGATCCACAGAAACAGCTTATTATTGAAGACCCCTATTAT GGGAACGAGTCCGACTTTGAGACCGTctaccagcagtgtgtgaggtgCTGCAGAGCTTTCCTGGAGAAGGCCTGCTGA
- the ACP1 gene encoding low molecular weight phosphotyrosine protein phosphatase isoform X6 encodes MRSGRPPPPRGDPCAEPGTSISPHWDPPPSRRTARTLAQGGSTAQARRAGRSRCACVAQEKSLRAQWAPGCERGKMAEPVSKSVLFVCLGNICRSPIAEAVFRKLVTEQNLSDNWRIDSAATSTYEIGNPPDYRGQNCMRKHGIPMTHVARQVPYRNLKVHMCVLCCSGSLTAALFLTGTWAGHQIQEL; translated from the exons ATGCGCTCCGggcgccctcccccaccccgaggTGATCCGTGCGCAGAGCCCGGGACCTCAATCAGCCCCCACTGGGACCCTCCCCCTTCCAG GCGCACGGCCCGGACCCTTGCCCAGGGAGGCAGTACTGCGCAGGCGCGGAGGGCGGGACGCTCGAGGTGCGCCTGCGTTGCGCAGGAGAAGTCCCTACGCGCTcagtgggcgcctgggtgtgAGCGCGGGAAGATGGCCGAGCCGGTGTCCAAGTCTGTGCTGTTCGTGTGTCTGG GTAACATCTGCCGATCACCCATTGCAGAAGCAGTTTTCAGAAAGCTTGTAACTGAGCAAAATCTTTCAGATAAC tGGAGGATAGACAGTGCAGCGACATCCACATATGAAATAGGGAACCCTCCTGACTATCGAGGGCAGAACTGCATGAGGAAGCATGGTATTCCCATGACTCACGTTGCCCGGCAGGTACCGTATCGGAACTTGAAAGTGCACATGTGTGTTCTGTGTTGCAGTGGGTCATTGACAGCGGCGCTGTTTCTGACTGGAACGTGGGCCGGTCACCAGATCCAAGAGCTGTGA